Proteins encoded together in one Lathyrus oleraceus cultivar Zhongwan6 chromosome 5, CAAS_Psat_ZW6_1.0, whole genome shotgun sequence window:
- the LOC127085977 gene encoding phospholipid-transporting ATPase 1: protein MDSNRPLLLQSPRTPNDQEFPTLPVFPELPKSKSSSSNTVTFSGVEYGIQVDNKNSSNSSTSSSSKSAMSIHSMSSSKRNNSLNNSGSRKSVRYGSKGGGDSDGLSMSQRELRDEDARLVYINDPDKTNENFEFFGNSIRTAKYSILTFIPRNLFEQFHRVAYVYFLIIAILNQLPQLAVFGRYVSILPLAFVLFVTGVKDAFEDWRRHNSDKVENNRLASVLIHDGSFVEKKWKDIRVGEIVKIKTNETIPCDIVLLSTSDSTGVAYVQTINLDGESNLKTRYAKMETGLKIQPRFKGLIKCEKPNRNIYGFMANMEIDGKKLSLGSTNIVLRGCELKNTSWALGVAVYCGRDTKAMLNSSGAPSKRSRLETRMNYEIIMLSFFLVALCTITSVCAAVWLKRHKDELNLLPYYRKLDFSEAKVEDYKYYGWGLEIFFTFLMSVIVYQVMIPIALYISMELVRVGQAYFMIEDDRLFDQATNSRFQCRALNINEDLGQIKYVFSDKTGTLTENKMEFQCASIWGVDYSSTKVGIEGEEIEYSVQVDGNVLKPKMKVKVNPELLKLARNGFQNVEGKRIYEFFLALATCNTIVPLVVDTPDPDVKLLDYQGESPDEQALAYAAAAYGFMLIERTSGHIVIDIHGERLKFNVLGLHEFDSDRKRMSVILGYPDNSVKLFVKGADTTMFSIIDKSYNMDLIKSTETHLHSYSSLGLRTLVIGMKELNTSEFEQWHTSYEAASTAVFGRAAMLRKISNHVENNVCILGASAIEDKLQHGVPEAIESLRTAGIKVWVLTGDKQETAVSIGFSSKLLTRSMTQIIISSNNKASSRKSLKDALERSRKLDAVSTQIALIIDGGSLVHILDTDHEEELFQLASLCSVVLCCRVAPLQKAGIVSLVKKRTSDMTLAIGDGANDVSMIQMADVGVGISGQEGRQAVMSSDFAMGQFRFLVPLLLVHGHWNYQRLGYMILYNFYRNAVLVLVLFWYVLYTAFTLTTAINEWSSTLYSIVYSALPTIIVGILDKDLGRSTLLRHPQLYSAGQRNEAYNKKLFMLTMADTLWQSMVIFWPPLFAYWKSTIDVASIGDLWTLAVVILVNLHLAMDVVRWYWVTHAVIWGSIAATFIAVMIIDAIPKLPGFWAFFHVANTGLFWALLLGIIVAALLPRLVVKFIYQYYFPNDIQISREAEKMREYQRVAENGQIEMLPVSYHQQTR, encoded by the exons ATGGATTCTAATAGGCCACTTTTGTTACAATCACCAAGAACACCAAATGATCAAGAATTTCCAACACTTCCGGTTTTTCCTGAATTACCGAAATCGAAGTCAAGTTCAAGCAACACAGTAACATTTTCTGGTGTGGAATATGGTATTCAAGTTGATAATAAGAATTCTTCAAACTCATCAACTTCATCATCAAGTAAAAGTGCTATGTCGATTCATTCAATGAGTTCTAGCAAGAGGAACAATAGTTTAAACAACTCAGGATCAAGAAAATCTGTGAGGTATGGTTCAAAAGGTGGTGGTGATTCTGATGGGTTAAGCATGTCACAGAGAGAGTTAAGAGATGAAGATGCAAGATTGGTTTACATCAATGATCCTGATAAAACAAATGAGAATTTCGAGTTTTTCGGAAATTCGATAAGAACTGCTAAATACTCAATTCTCACTTTCATTCCGAGGAATTTGTTTGAACAGTTTCATAGAGTTGCTTATGTATATTTTCTCATCATTGCTATTCTTAATCAGCTTCCTCAGCTTGCGGTTTTCGGACGATACGTTTCGATTCTACCGTTAGCTTTCGTTCTGTTTGTGACCGGTGTGAAGGATGCTTTTGAGGATTGGAGGAGACACAATTCAGATAAAGTTGAGAACAACAGGTTAGCATCAGTTTTGATTCATGATGGTAGTTTTGTAGAGAAGAAATGGAAGGATATTAGGGTTGGTGAGATTGTGAAAATTAAAACAAATGAAACAATTCCTTGTGACATTGTTTTGTTATCAACTAGTGATTCAACTGGTGTTGCATATGTTCAAACTATTAATCTCGACGGCGAATCGAATTTGAAGACTCGGTACGCGAAAATGGAGACAGGTTTAAAGATTCAACCGAGGTTTAAAGGATTGATTAAGTGTGAGAAACCGAATCGGAACATATACGGATTCATGGCGAATATGGAGATTGATGGGAAGAAGTTATCTCTTGGATCAACCAACATTGTGCTTAGAGGATGTGAGCTCAAGAATACTAGTTGGGCGCTTGGTGTCGCGGTCTACTGCGGCCGCGACACCAAAGCTATGCTCAATAGTTCTGGAGCTCCGTCGAAGAGGAGTCGGCTAGAGACACGGATGAATTACGAAATCATCATGTTGTCTTTCTTTCTTGTTGCATTGTGTACGATTACATCGGTTTGTGCAGCGGTTTGGTTGAAGCGCCATAAGGACGAGCTGAATCTGTTGCCTTATTATAGGAAACTTGATTTTTCGGAGGCGAAAGTTGAAGACTATAAGTACTACGGATGGGGATTGGAAATCTTTTTCACATTCCTTATGTCTGTTATAGTTTATCAGGTCATGATTCCTATTGCTTTGTATATTTCTATGGAGCTTGTTCGCGTCGGTCAGGCCTATTTCATGATCGAAGACGATCGGTTGTTTGATCAAGCTACGAATTCAAGGTTTCAATGCAGGGCTTTGAATATTAATGAAGATTTGGGGCAAATTAAGTATGTGTTTTCGGATAAAACGGGGACACTTACCGAGAATAAGATGGAGTTTCAATGTGCTAGCATTTGGGGAGTTGATTACAGTTCCACAAAAGTCGGCATTGAGGGTGAAGAAATCGAATACTCGGTGCAAG TTGATGGAAATGTGTTGAAACCGAAGATGAAAGTGAAAGTTAATCCCGAGCTTTTGAAATTGGCGAGAAATGGATTTCAAAATGTGGAAGGAAAAAGGATTTACGAGTTCTTTCTAGCACTTGCAACCTGTAACACTATTGTGCCTCTTGTTGTTGACACACCTGATCCTGATGTCAAGCTGTTAGATTACCAAGGCGAATCACCGGACGAACAAGCATTGGCGTACGCCGCGGCCGCCTATGGTTTTATGCTCATCGAACGAACCTCCGGCCACATCGTCATTGATATTCATGGAGAAAGACTAAA GTTCAATGTCTTGGGTTTACATGAATTTGACAGTGATAGAAAAAGAATGTCGGTTATATTAGGCTACCCCGACAATTCGGTTAAACTTTTCGTCAAAGGAGCCGACACGACCATGTTTAGTATAATCGACAAATCATACAACATGGACTTGATAAAATCGACAGAAACACATCTTCACTCGTATTCATCTCTCGGTTTAAGAACACTTGTGATTGGAATGAAAGAACTAAACACTTCCGAGTTTGAACAATGGCATACATCCTATGAAGCAGCGAGCACTGCAGTGTTTGGAAGGGCTGCAATGCTTAGAAAAATCTCAAACCATGTTGAAAACAATGTTTGCATATTAGGAGCTTCTGCTATcgaagataaacttcaacacgGCGTTCCAGAAGCAATCGAGTCTCTAAGGACAGCAGGGATTAAAGTTTGGGTGTTAACCGGTGACAAGCAAGAAACTGCTGTATCTATCGGATTTTCGTCAAAACTCTTAACAAGGAGCATGACTCAAATTATTATTAGTAGTAATAATAAAGCTTCGTCTAGAAAAAGTCTCAAAGATGCTCTTGAAAGATCTAGGAAACTTGATGCAGTTTCAACGCAGATCGCTTTGATTATCGATGGTGGAAGCCTCGTTCATATTCTCGATACTGATCACGAAGAAGAG TTATTTCAACTTGCGAGTTTGTGTTCTGTTGTTCTTTGTTGTCGAGTTGCTCCTCTGCAAAAAGCCGGTATTGTTTCCCTTGTGAAGAAGAGAACATCTGACATGACACTAGCCATTGGAGACG GTGCTAATGATGTTTCAATGATTCAAATGGCTGATGTCGGAGTCGGCATCAGTGGACAAGAGGGCAGGCAAGCTGTAATGTCATCAGATTTCGCAATGGGACAGTTTAGGTTTTTAGTTCCTCTCTTGTTGGTTCATGGTCACTGGAATTACCAAAGGCTTGGTTACATGATACTTTACAATTTCTACAGAAATGCTGTCCTTGTTCTTGTCCTATTCTG GTATGTGCTCTACACGGCTTTCACTTTAACAACTGCTATAAATGAATGGAGTTCCACATTGTATTCGATAGTCTACAGCGCACTACCAACTATCATTGTTGGAATTCTCGACAAAGATCTCGGGAGAAGCACACTCCTAAGGCATCCTCAGCTTTATAGTGCTGGCCAAAGAAACGAAGCTTACAACAAGAAATTGTTTATGTTAACAATGGCAGATACTTTGTGGCAAAGCATGGTTATATTTTGGCCTCCACTTTTTGCATATTGGAAAAGTACTATTGATGTAGCAAGTATAGGTGACCTTTGGACTTTGGCAGTGGTTATTTTGGTGAATTTGCACTTGGCTATGGATGTTGTTAGATGGTATTGGGTGACTCATGCTGTCATTTGGGGATCTATTGCTGCTACTTTCATTGCTGTCATGATCATTGATGCTATACCTAAACTTCCTGGTTTCTG GGCCTTCTTTCATGTTGCCAACACTGGTTTATTCTGGGCATTATTGCTAGGAATTATTGTAGCGGCATTGCTTCCACGTTTGGTTGTAAAGTTTATCTATCAATATTACTTTCCTAATGATATTCAGATTTCTAGAGAAGCTGAAAAAATGAGAGAATATCAGAGAGTTGCTGAAAATGGACAAATAGAAATGCTTCCTGTCTCATATCATCAACAAACAAGATAA
- the LOC127085978 gene encoding prefoldin subunit 2 has product MASKSEDRKEPVNEQAVANMYAAMRSDLNQIYTKITELEMEVSEHSLVLNAIQPLDQSRRCYRMIGGVLVERTIKEVLPAVQRNKEGLEEVVTRLNETLEKKKKEIAEFETKYKIRMRKADAEVNDESGKKEGSAQGVLVGPAGGGE; this is encoded by the coding sequence ATGGCTAGTAAATCCGAAGATCGCAAGGAGCCAGTAAATGAACAGGCAGTTGCAAATATGTACGCAGCTATGAGGTCAGACCTCAACCAAATTTACACCAAAATAACTGAACTGGAAATGGAAGTTAGCGAGCACTCGTTGGTTCTTAATGCCATTCAGCCGCTTGACCAATCTAGACGATGCTATCGAATGATCGGAGGGGTGCTTGTGGAAAGAACAATCAAAGAGGTCTTGCCTGCTGTGCAGCGAAATAAAGAAGGACTTGAAGAGGTTGTTACAAGGCTTAATGAGACactggaaaagaagaaaaaggaaATTGCTGAGTTTGAGACTAAATATAAAATCAGGATGAGGAAAGCCGACGCCGAGGTGAACGATGAATCCGGTAAGAAGGAAGGTTCTGCTCAAGGAGTACTTGTGGGCCCTGCAGGTGGTGGTGAATGA